The sequence TGGAAACAACTGATGGTGTCTTAGTTTCTCGAGCGGGTCAAGTTGTAGTGGAGGTTCGATCAGGGTTTGATCCCAATCTGCTCGGCGATGTCGTTAAGGTTCTGGTTGAGTCATCATGAACATTACTGCTGAACGGGTCTATTTGGCTTGCGGAAGTACAGACCTAAGAAAGTCTATCGATGGTCTTGCGGCACTTGGTGCGGGACTCCGTACGCCGAGTTTGTGCGGGCTGAGGCTGCCGATTAAGGTGGCCTCAGCCCGGAGGCTGCATTCAGAAAGGTTACTCAGCCTTCTTTACATGTGAGTCTCTAAAAGAGAACGACTGTGTTTGTCCAGTTCGTTCCAGTCTTTGATCTCATACCGGTTTCCATCAACATCCTTGATGATCATGCGCCGTTTAGAGATCCGTCGCAGATTATATCTTCCCCGGACTTCAAAGGTGTGACATCCCCGGTCTGTCTCTACTTGCCAAGTAAGGATGCCGAACTTCTCACCAATATGGTAGATCCGCTTGATCTCGGGGATAAAATAGAAGGTAGCCAGCTCCTCTGCCACAATCTGCCTGGAGGATGGATCCAGTTCCTCGTAGTTGGTGAGAATGCCAATTTCCTTCTTTGTGTCGGCTTCCTTGAAAGCTACCATTGTTGTATGCTCATCACTTAAAGGAAATGGTCGAGAGATCTCCACGTTTGTGATTTCGGTGCCCCTAAGGTTCATGCTAATCTCGCCCTGTGTTGTTCTGGCGAGGCTGATTTCCTGGGGCAGTAATTTATTTGATTGTTCTTCCTTTGGTGCCAAGCCTGCCAGCATGTGCTACACCGCCTTCATTTTCGAAACTTCCGTCTGTAGATGCCACAGACGACTAAAAATCCCATTTTGCGCCAACAATTCCTCGTGGGTCCCTATTTCCACAATCCGACCATTCTCGACCACTACGATTCGATCCGCGTTCTTAAGTGTACTCAACCGGTGTGCGATGGCTAATGTTGTACGATTAGCCACTAGATTATCAATGGCCTCCTGAATGAGTTTCTCTGTTTCGGTATCCACCGCAGAGGTGGCCTCATCCAAAATGAGAATCCGAGGGTTTTTCAAAATGGCCCGGGCAATGGAAACCCTTTGCTTTTGGCCGCCGGAAAGTCCCGTGCCCCGTTCACCGACCACGGTATCGTAGGCATCGGTAAACTCCATAATGAAGTTGTGAGCATTGGCCGCCTTAGCAGCTACAATGATTTGCTCCAGGGATACATCCGGTAGACCGTAGGAGATATTCTCCGCAATTGTGCCAGTGAACAGGAAGGGCTCTTGGGTAACGATCCCAATCTGTGCCCGTAGACTTCTCAAGTTTAGATCCCGCACATCATGACCGTCAATGAGTACCTGTCCGTCGGTCACATCATAAAAGCGTGGGACGAGACTTGCAATCGTAGATTTGCCCGCTCCGCTTGAGCCTACGAGTCCAATCATTTCCCCTGCTTTGATCTCTAGGTTAATGTCCTTTAGTACCTCTTCGTCGGTTTCATAACGGAAGTGCACATGACGAAATTCAATGTGTCCCTCAAGGCGCTCGATGTGCTTGCCACCGGAGCTGTGGGTTTCCGGTTGGGTGTCTAGGACTTCAAAGACGCGCTCCGATGAGGTGACCGCCTGTTGAATCATACTACTTAGATTACACAAAGCCTGTACTGGTCCGTAGAAATGCCACATGTAGTTAATAAAGGCAATCAAGGTACCTGCGCTAATTGCACTCTCAGGATCTAGAATTAGCTGTCGGCCACCGACTAACCAGACTAGGATTACTCCGATGGTCATCACCATGGAAATGCCTGGGTAGAAAATGCTTTCAAACCGTACCGCGTGGATATGCTGTTGCATCAACTCATCGCTTTGCTCAGCAAAGCGGGCCGACTCAATTTCCTCGGTGGTAAAGGCTTTCACAATTCTAATTCCCGGAATCGTATCTCCAAGCAACGCATTCAGATCACTAAAACGCCGCCAGACCCGGCGGTAGACGTTCCGTAAGCGACGGGTAAAGATTAAGGTCAAGATGGCCACGATAGGCGCAGGTAGTAGTGCTAACAGTGCCAGACGGGGATTCATCGTAAACAAGACTATCCCGATTCCAACTAAGGTAGTAATATTTACCACTGTTTGGGGTAGCACCTGGACAATAAAGTGTTGCAATTGGTTTGTGTCACTGGTGACCCGGGACATGATTGCACCCGTTGGCCTTTTCTCAAAGTAACTCAGGTTCAGCCTCTGCAAGTGATCATAGATGGCCGTACGCAGATCGAAAATGATGTGCTGCCCTAACCACCCGGACAACCGGATCCGAATGGCAGAAAACACATTGATTGATACGTGGGTGAGGACCAGAATTAAAATAGTCTTCATTAGTAGGTCCAGATCTTTATTTGGGAACACCTGGTCAATTAGGGTCCTTGTTAGGATTGGTGGTACCAGCTGTAGTGCGGTAATCCCCAGGACCAACAAAATCAAAAAGACCACCTGTAGTTTATACGGTTTGGCAAAGTGCATTAATCTCCGAAAGGTCTTACGCTTATCGACACAGTGTAAACATATATCTGAGCCCGGTGGAAGAGCTCGGCCACAGGCAGGACAGCGGGTAAGCTCCTCTTCGTTCCGGGATGATTTCCTTGCCACGGTTTCCTCCGCGAGGGTGTTGGGATCTTGCCCCAGACGATTAAAGGCAGCTGCCAGTGCATCTACTTCCTTAGCACAGGTGCGGGAAAAACGGGCCACGGACATGGTAGTGTCCATCGTCTTAGCCTCGAGCATACCATTGCCATACATGTGGCGTACCTGAAGTTCCCCTATTTCCTCTAGGGGCAGCTCCATGACCACAGTATGTACATCTTCCTTCTTCTTAGTGACAATTAAGCGTTCTTTTGTTAGGAGTATCGCTCCTTCAATATACTGTCCCTCTATAGATAGATCTGTGGTGCAGTGACTGATGAGCGATTCAGAAAAATTTAGTATGTGGGAGAATTGGTCTTCGTTTGTACAATCTACCGTTTTCTCGTTAGGAATGAGACGGTGTTTTAGCTTTGGCGCTGCCATAGGAAGCCCCCCTGTGTCCTTGCCCAAGCCTAGTTAAATTTGTAATGGAAAATGGCGAATAAAGATATGAAATGCAACTCCTGAAAATAAGCCTAACTTAGCGGCGGCCTATATCGTGTATGAAATGGGTAAAACTTGACTATTCGACCTCATTATACTCGACTGGATCTGGGGGATCAAGGGGTTAAAGGATCAAAAATGCAAAACAGGGTAAACCCATGATAAACGACGTTATTGCGAAGTAGAGGTCCCTATTGATCTAGTTTGGAGCCAGAAGGGGAAGCAGTATCAGCAAATGGAAAATTACCAAGTGTCACTGCCGTAAGGCTCCTTCAAGACCGCTTGGAACCTTCCAGCCCAAACCGTGGTTTCCCAGTGGGACATAAACACTAACCTTCTGCATATATTGAAAGCGGAAGGGGCAAAGACCATGAGAAGAAGTACTCGGCGATTCCTCCCTAGGACGATGAAACAGGGTATGGCTATCGCTTACACAATAGCTTGTTTTGCGATACTAATTGTGGGTGTCGCCAGACTATCTTTACTAATTCCCCAGCTAGACCTGTCCGTATGCTTTGGCCTATCCCGTTGGGTAGAAAAGGAGATTAGCACTGGCTACTTGATGCTACGGGCTGGCTTTCCAGCATGCGTAAAATTGGAGAGGATTACTGCCGAGCAAAATCGGCTAGAACGGGGATTGTATTCCCTATTGAACGTGTTAGAGGCTGATTGGACGGATCCCTTGCAGATTCTGGCTTCGGAGCTTCCGTCTTTCATATATATACCTACCGAACAGTCCCAGGAGCCCAAAGAACAGGTGCCTGAAGGAGAACCATATGAAGATGAAGCCCTTGCGGCGTTAGGTCCCCTACAGTTGCCTGAAG comes from Limnochordia bacterium and encodes:
- a CDS encoding DUF1854 domain-containing protein — translated: MLAGLAPKEEQSNKLLPQEISLARTTQGEISMNLRGTEITNVEISRPFPLSDEHTTMVAFKEADTKKEIGILTNYEELDPSSRQIVAEELATFYFIPEIKRIYHIGEKFGILTWQVETDRGCHTFEVRGRYNLRRISKRRMIIKDVDGNRYEIKDWNELDKHSRSLLETHM
- a CDS encoding ABC transporter ATP-binding protein/permease, encoding MAAPKLKHRLIPNEKTVDCTNEDQFSHILNFSESLISHCTTDLSIEGQYIEGAILLTKERLIVTKKKEDVHTVVMELPLEEIGELQVRHMYGNGMLEAKTMDTTMSVARFSRTCAKEVDALAAAFNRLGQDPNTLAEETVARKSSRNEEELTRCPACGRALPPGSDICLHCVDKRKTFRRLMHFAKPYKLQVVFLILLVLGITALQLVPPILTRTLIDQVFPNKDLDLLMKTILILVLTHVSINVFSAIRIRLSGWLGQHIIFDLRTAIYDHLQRLNLSYFEKRPTGAIMSRVTSDTNQLQHFIVQVLPQTVVNITTLVGIGIVLFTMNPRLALLALLPAPIVAILTLIFTRRLRNVYRRVWRRFSDLNALLGDTIPGIRIVKAFTTEEIESARFAEQSDELMQQHIHAVRFESIFYPGISMVMTIGVILVWLVGGRQLILDPESAISAGTLIAFINYMWHFYGPVQALCNLSSMIQQAVTSSERVFEVLDTQPETHSSGGKHIERLEGHIEFRHVHFRYETDEEVLKDINLEIKAGEMIGLVGSSGAGKSTIASLVPRFYDVTDGQVLIDGHDVRDLNLRSLRAQIGIVTQEPFLFTGTIAENISYGLPDVSLEQIIVAAKAANAHNFIMEFTDAYDTVVGERGTGLSGGQKQRVSIARAILKNPRILILDEATSAVDTETEKLIQEAIDNLVANRTTLAIAHRLSTLKNADRIVVVENGRIVEIGTHEELLAQNGIFSRLWHLQTEVSKMKAV